In Acidimicrobiia bacterium, the following are encoded in one genomic region:
- the murD gene encoding UDP-N-acetylmuramoyl-L-alanine--D-glutamate ligase yields the protein MARNNGYCSFLDYLWPLHGGKFGLVLRRFHQSRGHGVWPVSQHTLVVGLGVTGQAVVRALQSRQEPVRVVDDHPTELSRETAKRLNVDYFEAPQGNQWAELLNGCRQVVVSPGLPDAHPVFTQAKTSHVPILDEFDLAQAWDDRPCCAVTGTNGKTTVVTLVVNMLAESGIKACAVGNTEIPLVAALDDQATERFVLEASSFRLAHTQKFSAHPAAWLNFAPDHLDLHQDLAAYQAAKARIWEGLEEPVQAIANLADPVVAAHAPAGATSFGTAEATCRLENGWLVFDEQQVVAISELPRRFLHDLANAQAALALAMRFGASVSGCAIALRSFTGLPHRMQVVGEIDGVTFINDSKATTPHAVMSAAESFSELTLLVGGRNKGVDLSPLGSLAPTQVVAFGEAAKQMEAVFEKVCPVVVVSSLEEAVGQAISVTKNEGTILLSPGCTSFDHYDSYVQRGEDFIRLVQNHKEAKPA from the coding sequence GTGGCCCGAAACAACGGTTATTGTTCGTTTTTGGATTATCTCTGGCCTTTGCACGGCGGTAAGTTTGGGCTTGTTCTACGCCGATTCCATCAAAGCAGGGGTCACGGTGTTTGGCCCGTGAGCCAACACACCTTGGTGGTTGGCTTGGGTGTCACCGGCCAAGCAGTGGTACGAGCATTGCAAAGCCGTCAAGAGCCGGTGCGGGTAGTGGACGATCACCCCACGGAACTTTCTCGTGAAACGGCAAAAAGGCTCAACGTAGATTATTTCGAAGCTCCACAAGGCAACCAATGGGCAGAGTTGTTGAACGGTTGCCGACAGGTGGTGGTGAGCCCCGGCCTACCCGATGCGCACCCAGTTTTTACTCAGGCCAAAACAAGTCATGTGCCGATTCTCGACGAGTTTGACTTAGCGCAAGCGTGGGACGATCGGCCGTGCTGTGCCGTCACGGGAACCAACGGAAAAACTACGGTGGTTACTTTGGTGGTGAACATGCTGGCTGAATCAGGCATAAAGGCTTGTGCGGTTGGCAACACGGAAATTCCACTAGTTGCGGCCCTCGATGATCAAGCCACCGAGCGGTTCGTCTTAGAAGCCTCCTCGTTTCGGTTGGCTCACACCCAAAAGTTTTCTGCTCACCCTGCGGCCTGGTTGAACTTCGCCCCCGACCACCTTGATCTCCACCAGGATTTGGCCGCCTATCAAGCAGCCAAAGCACGTATTTGGGAAGGTCTTGAAGAACCGGTCCAAGCCATTGCAAATTTGGCCGACCCGGTAGTGGCGGCCCATGCCCCAGCAGGGGCCACCAGTTTTGGTACGGCAGAGGCGACCTGTCGGTTAGAAAATGGATGGCTAGTTTTTGACGAGCAGCAAGTGGTGGCCATCAGCGAATTGCCTCGTCGTTTCCTCCACGATTTGGCCAATGCCCAAGCAGCGTTGGCTTTGGCCATGCGCTTCGGTGCATCAGTATCGGGGTGCGCAATAGCCCTACGCTCCTTTACTGGGTTACCGCATCGCATGCAGGTCGTCGGAGAAATTGATGGCGTGACGTTTATTAATGACAGCAAAGCCACCACTCCTCATGCGGTGATGAGCGCCGCGGAATCTTTTTCAGAACTGACCCTTTTGGTTGGTGGGCGCAACAAAGGGGTGGACCTTTCGCCGCTTGGCTCGCTGGCCCCCACCCAAGTGGTGGCCTTCGGTGAAGCAGCGAAACAAATGGAAGCAGTTTTTGAAAAAGTGTGCCCCGTAGTGGTGGTCAGTTCATTAGAAGAAGCCGTCGGCCAAGCCATTTCGGTAACGAAAAACGAAGGCACGATTCTTTTGTCACCGGGTTGCACCTCATTTGACCACTACGACTCTTATGTCCAGCGTGGGGAAGATTTCATCCGTCTGGTGCAAAATCATAAAGAAGCAAAACCCGCATGA
- the ftsW gene encoding putative lipid II flippase FtsW, translating to MNLSLKQLFRSLGKESTGAKPEKIVRSPRRASGKRSPRFLILGVAALLLSLLGVVMVLSASSVNDLQAHEDAWFHLRRQMIFFVVGLVACLAVMRIDYRLLRNLSGVALGTAGVLLVVVMLPGVGISANGATRWLGVGPLIFQPSEVAKLAVLLFCADFLSRPGYHIDDFKKTVRPLLGLTGLFGFLLMMEPDLGTAIIIATMVASALFFAGLRLRVLAGLGGAGVLTAGVLSMNAGYRRRRLLGVWDPWSDLHNTGWQTIQAGVAVSNGGIFGLGLGASRAKWGFLPFAHTDFIYAIVAEELGLLGAMLVIVLYLVIGFTGLSTAIHAPDAFGQLLAAGVTVWILIQSFVNIGAVLGLLPITGVPLPFVSFGGSALVATMGAYGILLNVARQT from the coding sequence ATGAACCTCAGTCTAAAGCAACTCTTTCGTTCGCTTGGTAAAGAAAGCACCGGGGCAAAGCCAGAAAAGATCGTTCGCTCGCCGCGTCGGGCTTCGGGTAAACGCAGCCCTCGTTTTTTAATTCTCGGAGTGGCCGCTTTGCTATTGTCATTGTTGGGGGTAGTGATGGTGCTTTCTGCCTCATCGGTCAACGACCTTCAGGCTCACGAAGATGCATGGTTTCACCTGCGTCGCCAAATGATATTTTTTGTGGTGGGTTTAGTGGCTTGTTTGGCCGTTATGCGCATTGACTACCGCTTGTTGCGGAACCTCTCGGGGGTAGCTTTGGGTACCGCCGGGGTACTGCTGGTCGTGGTGATGCTCCCCGGAGTAGGTATCAGCGCGAATGGTGCGACCCGCTGGTTGGGGGTAGGCCCGTTGATCTTTCAACCTTCTGAAGTGGCCAAGTTGGCGGTGTTGCTTTTCTGCGCCGATTTTCTCTCGCGTCCTGGTTATCACATTGATGATTTCAAAAAAACGGTCCGCCCACTCTTAGGACTCACTGGTCTTTTCGGTTTCTTGCTCATGATGGAACCCGACCTCGGTACCGCCATTATTATCGCCACCATGGTGGCCTCTGCACTTTTCTTTGCCGGCCTGCGGTTGCGTGTTTTGGCCGGGCTAGGCGGCGCCGGGGTTTTGACGGCTGGTGTTCTGAGCATGAACGCTGGCTATCGACGACGGCGCCTTTTAGGGGTGTGGGATCCATGGAGCGACCTGCATAACACCGGTTGGCAAACCATTCAGGCGGGGGTGGCGGTATCCAACGGAGGTATTTTTGGTTTGGGGTTGGGGGCCAGTCGAGCTAAGTGGGGTTTCCTCCCCTTTGCTCATACGGACTTTATTTACGCCATCGTGGCGGAAGAACTCGGGCTATTGGGGGCCATGCTGGTCATTGTCTTGTACCTCGTTATTGGCTTCACCGGGTTATCGACGGCAATCCATGCCCCCGACGCTTTCGGGCAACTCCTGGCAGCCGGGGTCACCGTTTGGATATTGATTCAATCTTTTGTCAACATCGGTGCGGTGTTGGGCTTGCTTCCTATTACTGGGGTGCCTTTGCCATTTGTGTCCTTCGGCGGCAGTGCATTAGTGGCCACCATGGGTGCTTATGGTATTTTGCTTAACGTCGCTCGACAGACCTAA
- the murG gene encoding undecaprenyldiphospho-muramoylpentapeptide beta-N-acetylglucosaminyltransferase, whose protein sequence is MVFCLTSLDRPNTQHQRLSMAKVKRSTVIIAGGGTAGHVLPGLAIAQALVDEGVVTEASEVHLLGSERGIEVRLAPEAGFSLSALPGRGIQRRLALANIAAVWGLLKAMAMGIKIVANRRPGVVVSLGGYASVPGSLAAVLLRVPLVVVEQNAVPGAANRLFGRFASACVVAFDHTGLPKATNLGNPVREEVRRLTNGTGRSAARADLQLDAQHLVVVFGGSLGARRINQATAQMVEDWAGAPIVVHHVLGGRDFAQSDCQPRQAPSNVDYRPVEYENNLPKLLAAADVVICRSGATTVAELSTIGVPAILIPLPGAPGDHQTLNAQELQTCGAAVLLPDADTTGRQLAATLGELLENNARRATMAQAGAALGRPYAAQEVAVLVKEKMRD, encoded by the coding sequence ATGGTATTTTGCTTAACGTCGCTCGACAGACCTAACACCCAACACCAAAGACTAAGCATGGCAAAAGTAAAACGAAGCACCGTAATCATTGCTGGTGGGGGCACCGCGGGGCATGTTCTGCCCGGGCTGGCCATAGCACAAGCTTTGGTCGATGAAGGGGTAGTAACTGAGGCCTCCGAGGTGCACCTATTGGGCAGCGAACGGGGGATAGAGGTCCGACTGGCTCCGGAGGCAGGTTTCTCGCTGAGTGCCCTGCCGGGGCGCGGTATTCAACGGCGACTCGCTTTGGCCAACATCGCGGCGGTATGGGGTTTGCTCAAGGCCATGGCCATGGGCATCAAAATAGTTGCCAATCGGCGTCCTGGCGTGGTGGTGTCGCTGGGCGGCTATGCCAGCGTGCCGGGGTCGTTGGCCGCAGTACTGCTACGGGTTCCGTTGGTCGTGGTTGAACAAAATGCTGTACCGGGTGCCGCCAATCGATTATTTGGCCGTTTTGCGTCAGCATGTGTGGTGGCTTTTGATCACACCGGCTTGCCTAAGGCAACGAACCTGGGTAACCCGGTGCGCGAAGAAGTGCGCCGACTAACTAATGGGACGGGTCGTAGTGCCGCACGAGCGGATCTTCAATTGGACGCTCAGCATCTGGTGGTGGTGTTTGGTGGCTCGTTGGGGGCGCGCCGCATCAATCAAGCAACCGCCCAAATGGTAGAAGACTGGGCTGGCGCGCCGATTGTGGTGCACCACGTGTTGGGGGGACGAGATTTTGCTCAGAGCGATTGCCAGCCCCGGCAGGCCCCTTCGAACGTTGATTATCGGCCGGTGGAATACGAAAACAATTTACCCAAGTTATTGGCGGCCGCTGATGTGGTGATTTGCCGCTCTGGAGCAACCACGGTGGCGGAACTCTCCACCATTGGGGTACCGGCGATACTTATTCCTTTACCGGGTGCGCCAGGGGATCACCAAACGCTCAACGCACAGGAACTACAAACTTGCGGGGCGGCGGTGTTGTTGCCCGATGCAGACACGACCGGAAGGCAACTCGCAGCGACCCTGGGGGAGTTGTTGGAAAACAATGCTCGGCGAGCGACCATGGCCCAGGCTGGCGCAGCGCTGGGCCGCCCCTACGCGGCACAAGAGGTAGCAGTACTAGTGAAGGAGAAAATGCGTGACTGA
- the murC gene encoding UDP-N-acetylmuramate--L-alanine ligase, with translation MTELDANGGPENGLSQPSGFPDDQMPDLAVPRTVHVVGVGGAGMGAIAEVLNAMGHTVSGSDLKESAGLDRLRALGVTVTVGHHPDNVGSAEVVTRSTAVPDINSECRFAWEHGVPVVSRAAALAAIAAQRSSIVVSGTHGKTTTSSMLALILREAHCRPSFIIGGEVNEVGGGAAWDEGDLFVVEGDESDGSFLRLPRKFAVVTNVEADHLEHHGGFAALREAFQQFVRETDGPVVVGIDDEQGALLAQATGATTVGTSPEADWLISEVNEKWEGVSFLLDGPDGLSVPVSLPVPGLHNARNAACAAVIALLAGAEPAAVTEALSRFSGVARRFEHRGQKEGVHFVDDYAHLPTEVVATISAAKSGNWNRLVAVFQPHRYSRTEALWRSFGEAFNEADLLYVTDVYPSGEAPRPGVSGQLIVDAVRADCPDLEIHYVERRTDLVAALGNVLADGDCCLTMGAGDLTTVPDEVQMLLSGKNE, from the coding sequence GTGACTGAACTTGATGCAAACGGCGGGCCAGAAAACGGATTGAGTCAACCCTCTGGGTTTCCTGATGACCAAATGCCCGATCTTGCCGTGCCACGGACAGTACACGTAGTCGGGGTAGGCGGTGCAGGTATGGGAGCCATCGCCGAAGTTTTGAATGCTATGGGGCACACCGTTTCTGGCTCCGATCTTAAAGAATCTGCAGGCCTTGATCGTTTGCGGGCTCTGGGGGTCACGGTAACGGTGGGTCATCATCCCGACAATGTGGGGTCGGCGGAGGTGGTTACTCGTTCAACAGCAGTGCCGGACATTAACAGCGAGTGCCGTTTCGCCTGGGAACATGGGGTGCCGGTGGTGAGTCGAGCAGCGGCCTTAGCGGCAATAGCTGCTCAGCGGTCCAGCATCGTGGTTTCGGGGACACACGGCAAAACAACGACTTCTTCGATGTTGGCGCTCATATTACGTGAGGCCCATTGTCGGCCTTCGTTCATTATCGGCGGCGAAGTAAATGAAGTGGGCGGTGGAGCAGCCTGGGATGAAGGCGACCTTTTTGTGGTGGAAGGTGATGAAAGCGACGGATCTTTTCTGCGCTTGCCCCGCAAGTTTGCTGTGGTGACCAACGTGGAAGCCGACCACCTTGAACATCACGGAGGCTTCGCGGCGCTCCGTGAGGCTTTCCAGCAATTCGTGCGAGAAACTGATGGACCGGTGGTGGTAGGTATCGACGACGAACAAGGCGCCCTTTTGGCCCAAGCGACCGGAGCAACCACGGTGGGAACTTCGCCAGAGGCTGACTGGTTAATTAGTGAGGTAAACGAAAAATGGGAGGGGGTGTCGTTTCTTCTGGACGGTCCAGATGGCCTGAGTGTGCCGGTTTCTCTTCCTGTTCCGGGTTTGCATAATGCACGCAATGCTGCCTGTGCGGCGGTTATTGCCTTGTTGGCGGGTGCAGAACCAGCGGCCGTTACTGAAGCACTTTCTCGCTTTAGCGGTGTAGCGCGACGCTTTGAACACCGGGGTCAAAAAGAGGGTGTGCATTTTGTTGATGACTATGCGCATCTGCCTACCGAAGTGGTTGCCACCATTTCTGCAGCAAAAAGTGGCAACTGGAATCGACTAGTGGCGGTTTTTCAACCCCACCGCTATAGCCGCACCGAAGCACTCTGGCGCTCTTTTGGTGAGGCATTTAACGAAGCGGATTTACTTTATGTCACCGATGTTTACCCCTCAGGGGAAGCACCTCGACCGGGGGTCTCTGGACAACTAATTGTGGATGCGGTGCGTGCAGACTGCCCCGATCTTGAAATCCACTATGTTGAACGGCGCACCGATCTGGTGGCTGCTTTAGGCAACGTGTTGGCGGACGGCGATTGCTGCCTGACCATGGGTGCGGGTGACCTCACCACGGTTCCTGACGAGGTGCAAATGCTTTTGAGCGGCAAAAATGAATGA
- the murB gene encoding UDP-N-acetylmuramate dehydrogenase: MNDVLRVLAKDLRKISLTKGCQEEHPLGALSTYKVGGSAALFVQVESPEELQKVASVTARHDVCFLVIGRGSNLLVADQGFAGLVVQLGAAFESVSLEEATVTAGGAALLPVVARQSVQAGLQGFAWAVGVPGSIGGAVRMNAGGHGAEMKEVLQSVLVVDLSIGETSRWSKSDLALGYRRSALKPCHVVVEATLLLAADGTGEGPQELTEIVQWRRNNQPGGQNAGSVFANPSNDSAGRLIESVGLKGHRLGTAEVSTKHANFIQADLQGRADDIYALMQLVQKKVLEETGVALQAETVMVGFVDEHGG, encoded by the coding sequence ATGAATGACGTACTGCGGGTCTTGGCAAAGGACCTTCGAAAGATTTCCCTAACCAAAGGGTGTCAGGAAGAACACCCGCTAGGTGCTTTGTCTACTTACAAGGTGGGTGGTTCAGCGGCTTTGTTTGTACAGGTTGAGTCGCCAGAAGAGTTGCAAAAAGTGGCAAGTGTTACGGCAAGACACGATGTTTGTTTTTTGGTTATTGGACGCGGCTCAAATCTTTTGGTCGCTGACCAGGGGTTTGCTGGCTTAGTGGTGCAACTTGGTGCAGCTTTTGAATCGGTTTCTTTGGAGGAGGCCACCGTTACGGCAGGGGGGGCGGCTCTTTTGCCGGTGGTGGCTCGCCAGAGTGTGCAAGCGGGTCTCCAAGGTTTCGCTTGGGCGGTCGGGGTTCCGGGGTCCATCGGGGGAGCGGTGCGCATGAATGCGGGGGGCCATGGCGCAGAAATGAAAGAAGTTCTCCAAAGCGTGTTGGTGGTTGATCTCTCAATTGGGGAAACATCCCGATGGTCAAAGTCGGATCTTGCTTTGGGTTACCGACGGTCAGCTTTAAAGCCTTGCCATGTGGTGGTCGAGGCAACCTTGCTCTTAGCTGCAGACGGCACGGGCGAGGGCCCCCAGGAATTGACTGAGATTGTGCAGTGGCGAAGGAACAACCAACCAGGGGGTCAAAATGCGGGGTCAGTTTTTGCTAACCCTTCAAATGATTCTGCGGGTCGGTTGATTGAATCGGTGGGGCTGAAAGGTCACCGTTTGGGGACGGCCGAGGTATCTACGAAACATGCGAACTTTATTCAGGCGGACCTCCAGGGCCGGGCCGATGACATCTATGCCTTGATGCAATTAGTGCAAAAAAAAGTTCTAGAAGAAACAGGGGTTGCCCTGCAGGCAGAAACAGTAATGGTGGGGTTCGTTGATGAACATGGAGGCTGA
- a CDS encoding FtsQ-type POTRA domain-containing protein codes for MNMEAEENTKPQGARWLRWAWAVLAVVVVLVGAFAATRSSLLAVATIEVHGEDGRVLEAEVLAASGLVYGSPMVDVNAEEIDDRVTALPWVEEASVERAWPQTVRISFTERVPMVVAVNPIGERFLLDRTGTVLAATQPGQETLPVIRVDSVGGPGTRVSSITPLLRAAEEVTPDLGAWILALAPTGDGVRAELVGGVIAELGIGTDYRDEMRSLATVLTRVELSCLEVIDVSIHQNPVLLRTQGTC; via the coding sequence ATGAACATGGAGGCTGAAGAAAATACGAAGCCCCAGGGCGCACGCTGGCTTCGCTGGGCTTGGGCGGTTTTGGCCGTAGTGGTTGTGCTGGTGGGGGCTTTTGCGGCCACCCGTTCTTCGCTGCTGGCTGTCGCCACTATTGAGGTCCATGGTGAGGACGGAAGGGTTCTCGAGGCGGAGGTGTTGGCGGCTTCTGGGCTGGTTTACGGCTCGCCCATGGTTGACGTTAATGCGGAAGAAATCGATGATCGGGTGACCGCCCTTCCTTGGGTGGAGGAAGCTTCGGTGGAGCGAGCGTGGCCTCAAACCGTGCGTATAAGTTTTACCGAGCGGGTGCCTATGGTGGTGGCGGTGAATCCGATCGGGGAGAGGTTCTTACTGGATCGCACGGGCACGGTTTTGGCGGCGACTCAACCGGGGCAGGAGACCTTGCCAGTGATTCGGGTTGACTCGGTAGGTGGCCCCGGTACTCGTGTGAGCAGCATCACCCCGTTGTTGCGAGCGGCCGAAGAAGTCACTCCTGATTTGGGTGCCTGGATTTTAGCCTTGGCGCCAACCGGTGATGGGGTGCGCGCGGAGTTGGTAGGAGGGGTGATAGCTGAGTTGGGGATCGGCACGGATTACCGAGATGAGATGCGTTCCTTGGCCACCGTGCTTACTCGGGTGGAGCTTTCTTGTCTAGAGGTGATCGATGTGTCAATTCATCAAAACCCGGTTTTGCTTCGCACACAGGGCACTTGTTAA
- the ftsZ gene encoding cell division protein FtsZ, producing the protein MANNPQNYLAVIKVIGVGGGGVNAVNRMIESGLRGVEFIAVNTDAQALLMSDADVKLDIGRELTRGLGAGSDPEVGRQAAEDHRAEIEEAIDGADMVFITAGEGGGTGTGAAPVVAEVAKSLGALTIAVVTRPFGFEGRRRAVQAENGIVQLKEKVDTQIVIPNDRLLSISDEKTALLNAFNMADEVLLQGVQGITTLITTPGLINTDFADVKMVMQNAGSALMGVGQATGESRAVNAARNAISSPLLEASIDGARGILLTIAGPADLGLFEVNEAAEIIHAVAHPDANIIFGTVVDDEMGSDVRVTVIAAGFDRWDGDRPALRQRATTATPDSPMVDVFADTSAEADDGLDVPSFLK; encoded by the coding sequence ATGGCAAACAACCCGCAAAACTATCTCGCAGTGATCAAGGTCATCGGCGTCGGCGGTGGTGGCGTAAACGCCGTCAACCGCATGATAGAATCTGGCCTTCGAGGCGTCGAATTTATCGCCGTCAACACTGATGCTCAAGCACTGCTTATGAGCGACGCTGATGTCAAACTCGACATCGGTCGTGAACTGACCCGTGGCTTAGGAGCCGGCAGCGACCCCGAGGTTGGGCGCCAAGCAGCCGAAGACCACCGGGCCGAAATTGAAGAAGCCATTGATGGCGCCGACATGGTGTTCATCACCGCCGGCGAAGGTGGCGGCACCGGAACCGGCGCAGCCCCAGTGGTAGCCGAGGTTGCCAAGTCACTCGGTGCATTGACCATCGCCGTGGTTACTCGTCCTTTCGGTTTCGAAGGCCGACGCCGCGCCGTGCAAGCCGAAAACGGCATCGTGCAACTTAAAGAAAAAGTTGACACGCAAATCGTTATTCCAAACGATCGTTTGCTGAGCATCTCGGATGAAAAAACTGCATTGTTGAATGCTTTCAACATGGCCGACGAAGTTCTTCTTCAAGGCGTGCAAGGCATAACCACTTTGATCACCACCCCAGGATTGATCAACACGGACTTCGCCGACGTAAAGATGGTGATGCAAAATGCAGGTTCCGCTTTGATGGGTGTCGGTCAAGCCACCGGAGAAAGCCGTGCCGTTAATGCGGCCCGCAACGCAATCTCTAGCCCACTGCTGGAAGCTTCCATCGATGGGGCACGAGGTATTTTGTTAACCATCGCGGGACCCGCCGACTTGGGCCTGTTCGAGGTCAACGAAGCGGCAGAGATCATTCACGCCGTAGCGCACCCCGATGCCAACATTATTTTCGGCACCGTAGTTGACGATGAAATGGGAAGCGATGTTCGAGTAACGGTCATCGCCGCCGGTTTCGACCGCTGGGACGGAGATCGCCCGGCTCTTCGTCAACGGGCAACTACCGCCACCCCCGACAGCCCCATGGTTGACGTTTTTGCAGACACCTCTGCAGAAGCCGATGACGGGCTTGACGTACCAAGCTTCCTTAAGTAG
- the pgeF gene encoding peptidoglycan editing factor PgeF yields the protein MARKLAQRRLSSGQLVWVAMSEVADGDIAVGNPAQSSAIKNVADSLSSSDAHLALPPGEHWTFLRQVHGDQVVHVAGPGAQNKRTADGAVTDCPGAVLAIAVADCLPIALISEGGGVAALHAGWKGTKGGIIDATVKQLRKVSPGEISAVMGPSIGPCCYAFGLADRQSFVDQFGPSVVATTTDGNPALNLRATAICSLNSLGINEITVDDVCTSCDDRHWSHRASKAPQRQALVVWQETAPSL from the coding sequence ATGGCCCGGAAGTTGGCGCAACGACGACTGTCGTCGGGTCAACTGGTCTGGGTCGCCATGTCTGAGGTTGCCGACGGCGATATAGCCGTCGGCAACCCAGCACAATCTTCCGCCATTAAAAATGTGGCGGACTCACTTTCTTCTTCTGATGCTCACCTGGCGCTCCCGCCCGGTGAGCATTGGACGTTTCTGCGCCAAGTGCACGGAGACCAAGTAGTGCATGTTGCCGGCCCCGGTGCGCAAAACAAACGGACCGCCGACGGCGCAGTCACCGACTGCCCGGGAGCGGTCTTAGCCATTGCCGTCGCCGACTGCCTCCCCATTGCCTTAATCAGCGAAGGGGGAGGGGTGGCCGCCCTGCACGCCGGCTGGAAGGGGACAAAGGGGGGGATTATCGACGCCACGGTAAAGCAACTACGTAAGGTTTCACCGGGAGAAATATCAGCCGTTATGGGCCCTAGCATCGGCCCTTGCTGCTATGCCTTCGGCCTGGCCGACCGGCAATCGTTTGTTGATCAGTTTGGCCCGTCGGTAGTAGCCACCACTACCGACGGAAACCCGGCCCTCAACCTGCGAGCGACAGCTATTTGCTCGCTTAATTCCCTGGGAATAAATGAAATCACCGTGGACGACGTTTGCACGTCTTGCGACGACCGACACTGGTCGCACCGGGCGAGCAAAGCCCCGCAGAGGCAAGCGCTGGTCGTCTGGCAAGAAACAGCCCCTAGTCTTTAG
- a CDS encoding YggS family pyridoxal phosphate-dependent enzyme — MAASPLDFSQVTERAAALQAELNQRSGGLTRLLAVTKGFPADAVAAAQEAGLNEVGENYAQEMLAKQEAMNDPKIAWHMIGAVQRNKVKHLAGRVALWQTVDRPSLVDEIAKRDPGAAILVQFAPWQTAGKNGCSVEDLEPLVARGVAAGLKVKGLMTVGVAEDEQATIEAFKELVKRADQLSLPERSMGMSNDLAVAVDCGSTLVRIGRSLFGDRPPRQHSS, encoded by the coding sequence ATGGCTGCATCCCCTTTAGATTTTTCGCAAGTAACGGAGCGTGCGGCGGCCCTCCAAGCAGAACTCAACCAACGAAGCGGTGGCCTGACCCGACTCCTGGCGGTAACCAAAGGGTTCCCGGCCGACGCAGTAGCGGCTGCCCAAGAAGCGGGACTAAACGAAGTTGGTGAAAACTACGCACAAGAAATGTTGGCCAAACAAGAAGCAATGAACGACCCGAAAATTGCCTGGCACATGATTGGGGCGGTGCAACGCAACAAAGTAAAACATTTGGCCGGCCGGGTAGCTCTTTGGCAAACCGTAGACCGCCCGTCACTTGTTGATGAAATTGCTAAACGAGACCCCGGGGCGGCTATTTTGGTGCAGTTCGCCCCCTGGCAGACCGCTGGAAAAAATGGCTGTTCGGTAGAAGACCTCGAACCACTGGTTGCCCGAGGGGTAGCTGCCGGGCTCAAAGTAAAAGGCTTAATGACCGTTGGGGTGGCCGAAGATGAACAAGCCACCATCGAAGCTTTTAAAGAATTAGTAAAAAGAGCCGACCAACTCAGCCTACCCGAACGCTCCATGGGGATGAGCAACGACCTCGCCGTGGCCGTCGATTGCGGCTCCACATTGGTTCGTATTGGGCGCTCACTCTTTGGCGATCGCCCCCCTCGGCAACACTCTTCCTGA
- a CDS encoding cell division protein SepF: MMKKLMLYLGLGPDEAYDDYQDDPAPPRGALSSGQFAEARAAADADQQQLRVVPPGQASVRPLTPTPTGTVRPIAPAVASKPHAVAPTSFNDAQEMADRFVADQPVIVNLQGVDADLSRRIIDFASGLCYGLGGEMEKVANQVYLMTPTDVEVSADERRRLEQEGP; encoded by the coding sequence ATGATGAAGAAGTTGATGCTTTACCTTGGTCTGGGCCCTGATGAGGCGTACGACGATTATCAAGATGACCCGGCGCCCCCACGAGGGGCACTGTCTTCGGGCCAATTTGCGGAGGCCCGTGCCGCCGCTGACGCCGACCAGCAACAACTTCGGGTGGTTCCCCCCGGTCAGGCCTCGGTGCGCCCCCTGACGCCCACGCCTACCGGCACGGTTCGCCCCATCGCCCCGGCCGTAGCGTCGAAACCTCATGCGGTGGCCCCCACTTCTTTTAATGATGCGCAAGAAATGGCCGACCGCTTTGTGGCCGACCAACCAGTGATCGTCAACCTGCAAGGGGTGGACGCTGACCTCTCTCGCCGCATAATTGATTTTGCCAGTGGCCTGTGTTACGGCTTGGGTGGCGAAATGGAAAAAGTAGCTAACCAAGTTTATTTGATGACGCCAACTGATGTTGAGGTTTCTGCTGATGAACGTCGGCGCCTTGAACAAGAAGGCCCGTAG
- a CDS encoding YggT family protein, translating to MNEIICSLLGLYLLLVLLRVVLSWIPLNPQGTAATVAGFVYYLTDPVLLPLRRIMPPLRMGGMGLDLAPLVIFFAISILRRAICA from the coding sequence ATGAACGAAATAATTTGTAGCCTCCTTGGGCTGTACTTGCTATTGGTTTTGCTTCGGGTGGTCTTAAGTTGGATCCCCCTGAACCCGCAAGGAACCGCAGCCACCGTGGCTGGCTTTGTCTATTACCTGACCGACCCAGTCTTGTTGCCCCTGCGGCGCATCATGCCCCCCCTGCGTATGGGCGGTATGGGTCTTGACTTAGCGCCTTTGGTGATCTTTTTTGCGATTTCCATTTTACGCCGAGCAATTTGCGCATAG